From Ursus arctos isolate Adak ecotype North America unplaced genomic scaffold, UrsArc2.0 scaffold_11, whole genome shotgun sequence, the proteins below share one genomic window:
- the R3HCC1 gene encoding R3H and coiled-coil domain-containing protein 1 isoform X3 produces MPPPGRAVALWLRRGRVVLGRAGACGLPGTLRAAAATRGAAEALSPVTLALPCLDGVFLSSAENDFVHRIQEELDRFLLQKQLSKLPSSDGLSGPCHLPASQFSKYRGPRPTSNHGAPAGPRGARAGRWHRGRKPDQALYVPRVLRRQGEGVPSSTPGLKGDPPAGGLLEEPGNVGAGDLTSDQDLPVLMTQAPEDPEGPDQHCDNEQLLDPLGIESPQPESHSGMGEGLEMATQLGSSLRLDLDEGNGNEVEKRLAAEEEEEEVEEEGSGGCSGDDYSELLQEIIDNLTEKEIQVEKIHVDTSSFTEELPGEKDFAHVVEIYDFEPTFKTEDLLAAFSEFQEKGLKIQWVDDTHALGVFPCLASAAEALTKDFSVLKIRPLTQGTKQSKLKALQRPKLLRLAKARPQTNTAVARRLVARALGLQHKKKERPAVESSTSLRP; encoded by the exons ATGCCTCCCCCGGGCCGCGCGGTGGCGCTGTGGCTCCGCAGAGGCCGGGTGGTGCTGGGGCGCGCCGGGGCGTGCGGGCTTCCGGGGACCCTCAGAGCGGCGGCGGCGACGCGCGGGGCGGCTGAG GCTCTCTCACCTGTCACCCTGGCCCTTCCCTGCTTGGACGGCGTCTTCCTCTCCTCCGCCGAGAATGACTTTGTGCACCGCATCCAGGAGGAGCTGGACCGCTTTCTGCTGCAGAAGCAGCTGTCAAA GTTACCCAGCTCAGATGGACTCTCTGGCCCCTGCCACCTTCCTGCCTCCCAATTTAGCAAGTACCGCGGTCCTCGGCCCACTTCAAACCACGGAGCACCTGCTGGTCCTCGAGGGGCACGGGCCGGCCGGTGGCATCGCGGACGCAAACCGGACCAGGCTTTGTATGTGCCCCGAGTACTGCGTAGGCAAGGAGAAGGCGTACCATCCTCTACCCCAGGTCTCAAGGGAGACCCTCCAGCTGGTGGGCTCCTGGAGGAACCTGGAAATGTTGGTGCTGGGGACCTCACCTCCGATCAGGATCTCCCTGTGTTGATGACTCAGGCACCTGAGGACCCAGAGGGCCCAGACCAACACTGTGACAATGAGCAGCTACTGGACCCACTTGGCATTGAGTCCCCACAGCCTGAGAGCCACTCAGGGATGGGAGAGGGGTTGGAAATGGCCACACAGCTCGGGTCCAGTCTGCGGCTGGACTTGGACGAGGGGAATGGAAATGAGGTGGAGAAGCGCCTGgcggcagaggaggaagaggaagaggtggaagaggaggggTCTGGCGGCTGCTCCGGGGACGATTACAGTGAGCTGCTACAGGAG ATAATAGACAACCTGACTGAGAAGGAGATCCAGGTAGAGAAGATCCATGTAGACACGTCCTCCTTCACGGAGGAGCTGCCTGGAGAGAAGGATTTTGCCCACGTGGTGGAGATCTACGACTTTGAGCCAACATTCAAGACTGAGGACCTGCTGGCCGCGTTTTCCGAGTTCCA AGAGAAGGGGCTCAAGATTCAATGGGTAGATGACACGCACGCGCTTGGTGTCTTTCCCTGCCTGGCCTCAG CCGCTGAAGCCCTGACCAAGGATTTTTCTGTGCTCAAGATCCGGCCCCTCACGCAGGGAACCAAGCAGTCAAAGCTGAAAGCCTTGCAGAGGCCAA AGCTCCTGCGTCTGGCGAAGGCAAGACCACAGACAAATACAGCCGTGGCCAGGAGGCTGGTGGCCCGGGCCCTGGGGCTCCAACATAAGAAGAAAGAGCGGCCTGCAGTTGAGTCTTCTACCTCCCTGAGGCCCTGA
- the R3HCC1 gene encoding R3H and coiled-coil domain-containing protein 1 isoform X2 — MPPPGRAVALWLRRGRVVLGRAGACGLPGTLRAAAATRGAAEALSPVTLALPCLDGVFLSSAENDFVHRIQEELDRFLLQKQLSNRLRYLVHRTAENFDLLSSFSVGEGWRRRTVICHLGIRLPSSDGLSGPCHLPASQFSKYRGPRPTSNHGAPAGPRGARAGRWHRGRKPDQALYVPRVLRRQGEGVPSSTPGLKGDPPAGGLLEEPGNVGAGDLTSDQDLPVLMTQAPEDPEGPDQHCDNEQLLDPLGIESPQPESHSGMGEGLEMATQLGSSLRLDLDEGNGNEVEKRLAAEEEEEEVEEEGSGGCSGDDYSELLQEIIDNLTEKEIQVEKIHVDTSSFTEELPGEKDFAHVVEIYDFEPTFKTEDLLAAFSEFQEKGLKIQWVDDTHALGVFPCLASAAEALTKDFSVLKIRPLTQGTKQSKLKALQRPKLLRLAKARPQTNTAVARRLVARALGLQHKKKERPAVESSTSLRP, encoded by the exons ATGCCTCCCCCGGGCCGCGCGGTGGCGCTGTGGCTCCGCAGAGGCCGGGTGGTGCTGGGGCGCGCCGGGGCGTGCGGGCTTCCGGGGACCCTCAGAGCGGCGGCGGCGACGCGCGGGGCGGCTGAG GCTCTCTCACCTGTCACCCTGGCCCTTCCCTGCTTGGACGGCGTCTTCCTCTCCTCCGCCGAGAATGACTTTGTGCACCGCATCCAGGAGGAGCTGGACCGCTTTCTGCTGCAGAAGCAGCTGTCAAA TCGCCTCCGGTACCTGGTCCACAGGACAGCAGAGAATTTTGATCTTCTGAGCAGCTTCTCTGTtggggagggctggaggagaaGGACAGTCATCTGTCACTTGGGTATCAG GTTACCCAGCTCAGATGGACTCTCTGGCCCCTGCCACCTTCCTGCCTCCCAATTTAGCAAGTACCGCGGTCCTCGGCCCACTTCAAACCACGGAGCACCTGCTGGTCCTCGAGGGGCACGGGCCGGCCGGTGGCATCGCGGACGCAAACCGGACCAGGCTTTGTATGTGCCCCGAGTACTGCGTAGGCAAGGAGAAGGCGTACCATCCTCTACCCCAGGTCTCAAGGGAGACCCTCCAGCTGGTGGGCTCCTGGAGGAACCTGGAAATGTTGGTGCTGGGGACCTCACCTCCGATCAGGATCTCCCTGTGTTGATGACTCAGGCACCTGAGGACCCAGAGGGCCCAGACCAACACTGTGACAATGAGCAGCTACTGGACCCACTTGGCATTGAGTCCCCACAGCCTGAGAGCCACTCAGGGATGGGAGAGGGGTTGGAAATGGCCACACAGCTCGGGTCCAGTCTGCGGCTGGACTTGGACGAGGGGAATGGAAATGAGGTGGAGAAGCGCCTGgcggcagaggaggaagaggaagaggtggaagaggaggggTCTGGCGGCTGCTCCGGGGACGATTACAGTGAGCTGCTACAGGAG ATAATAGACAACCTGACTGAGAAGGAGATCCAGGTAGAGAAGATCCATGTAGACACGTCCTCCTTCACGGAGGAGCTGCCTGGAGAGAAGGATTTTGCCCACGTGGTGGAGATCTACGACTTTGAGCCAACATTCAAGACTGAGGACCTGCTGGCCGCGTTTTCCGAGTTCCA AGAGAAGGGGCTCAAGATTCAATGGGTAGATGACACGCACGCGCTTGGTGTCTTTCCCTGCCTGGCCTCAG CCGCTGAAGCCCTGACCAAGGATTTTTCTGTGCTCAAGATCCGGCCCCTCACGCAGGGAACCAAGCAGTCAAAGCTGAAAGCCTTGCAGAGGCCAA AGCTCCTGCGTCTGGCGAAGGCAAGACCACAGACAAATACAGCCGTGGCCAGGAGGCTGGTGGCCCGGGCCCTGGGGCTCCAACATAAGAAGAAAGAGCGGCCTGCAGTTGAGTCTTCTACCTCCCTGAGGCCCTGA
- the R3HCC1 gene encoding R3H and coiled-coil domain-containing protein 1 isoform X1 — protein MPPPGRAVALWLRRGRVVLGRAGACGLPGTLRAAAATRGAAEALSPVTLALPCLDGVFLSSAENDFVHRIQEELDRFLLQKQLSKVLLFPPLSSRLRYLVHRTAENFDLLSSFSVGEGWRRRTVICHLGIRLPSSDGLSGPCHLPASQFSKYRGPRPTSNHGAPAGPRGARAGRWHRGRKPDQALYVPRVLRRQGEGVPSSTPGLKGDPPAGGLLEEPGNVGAGDLTSDQDLPVLMTQAPEDPEGPDQHCDNEQLLDPLGIESPQPESHSGMGEGLEMATQLGSSLRLDLDEGNGNEVEKRLAAEEEEEEVEEEGSGGCSGDDYSELLQEIIDNLTEKEIQVEKIHVDTSSFTEELPGEKDFAHVVEIYDFEPTFKTEDLLAAFSEFQEKGLKIQWVDDTHALGVFPCLASAAEALTKDFSVLKIRPLTQGTKQSKLKALQRPKLLRLAKARPQTNTAVARRLVARALGLQHKKKERPAVESSTSLRP, from the exons ATGCCTCCCCCGGGCCGCGCGGTGGCGCTGTGGCTCCGCAGAGGCCGGGTGGTGCTGGGGCGCGCCGGGGCGTGCGGGCTTCCGGGGACCCTCAGAGCGGCGGCGGCGACGCGCGGGGCGGCTGAG GCTCTCTCACCTGTCACCCTGGCCCTTCCCTGCTTGGACGGCGTCTTCCTCTCCTCCGCCGAGAATGACTTTGTGCACCGCATCCAGGAGGAGCTGGACCGCTTTCTGCTGCAGAAGCAGCTGTCAAA GGTACTTCTTTTCCCCCCACTCTCCAGTCGCCTCCGGTACCTGGTCCACAGGACAGCAGAGAATTTTGATCTTCTGAGCAGCTTCTCTGTtggggagggctggaggagaaGGACAGTCATCTGTCACTTGGGTATCAG GTTACCCAGCTCAGATGGACTCTCTGGCCCCTGCCACCTTCCTGCCTCCCAATTTAGCAAGTACCGCGGTCCTCGGCCCACTTCAAACCACGGAGCACCTGCTGGTCCTCGAGGGGCACGGGCCGGCCGGTGGCATCGCGGACGCAAACCGGACCAGGCTTTGTATGTGCCCCGAGTACTGCGTAGGCAAGGAGAAGGCGTACCATCCTCTACCCCAGGTCTCAAGGGAGACCCTCCAGCTGGTGGGCTCCTGGAGGAACCTGGAAATGTTGGTGCTGGGGACCTCACCTCCGATCAGGATCTCCCTGTGTTGATGACTCAGGCACCTGAGGACCCAGAGGGCCCAGACCAACACTGTGACAATGAGCAGCTACTGGACCCACTTGGCATTGAGTCCCCACAGCCTGAGAGCCACTCAGGGATGGGAGAGGGGTTGGAAATGGCCACACAGCTCGGGTCCAGTCTGCGGCTGGACTTGGACGAGGGGAATGGAAATGAGGTGGAGAAGCGCCTGgcggcagaggaggaagaggaagaggtggaagaggaggggTCTGGCGGCTGCTCCGGGGACGATTACAGTGAGCTGCTACAGGAG ATAATAGACAACCTGACTGAGAAGGAGATCCAGGTAGAGAAGATCCATGTAGACACGTCCTCCTTCACGGAGGAGCTGCCTGGAGAGAAGGATTTTGCCCACGTGGTGGAGATCTACGACTTTGAGCCAACATTCAAGACTGAGGACCTGCTGGCCGCGTTTTCCGAGTTCCA AGAGAAGGGGCTCAAGATTCAATGGGTAGATGACACGCACGCGCTTGGTGTCTTTCCCTGCCTGGCCTCAG CCGCTGAAGCCCTGACCAAGGATTTTTCTGTGCTCAAGATCCGGCCCCTCACGCAGGGAACCAAGCAGTCAAAGCTGAAAGCCTTGCAGAGGCCAA AGCTCCTGCGTCTGGCGAAGGCAAGACCACAGACAAATACAGCCGTGGCCAGGAGGCTGGTGGCCCGGGCCCTGGGGCTCCAACATAAGAAGAAAGAGCGGCCTGCAGTTGAGTCTTCTACCTCCCTGAGGCCCTGA
- the R3HCC1 gene encoding R3H and coiled-coil domain-containing protein 1 isoform X4: MPPPGRAVALWLRRGRVVLGRAGACGLPGTLRAAAATRGAAEALSPVTLALPCLDGVFLSSAENDFVHRIQEELDRFLLQKQLSKVLLFPPLSSRLRYLVHRTAENFDLLSSFSVGEGWRRRTVICHLGIRLPSSDGLSGPCHLPASQFSKYRGPRPTSNHGAPAGPRGARAGRWHRGRKPDQALYVPRVLRRQGEGVPSSTPGLKGDPPAGGLLEEPGNVGAGDLTSDQDLPVLMTQAPEDPEGPDQHCDNEQLLDPLGIESPQPESHSGMGEGLEMATQLGSSLRLDLDEGNGNEVEKRLAAEEEEEEVEEEGSGGCSGDDYSELLQEIIDNLTEKEIQVEKIHVDTSSFTEELPGEKDFAHVVEIYDFEPTFKTEDLLAAFSEFHLLSLFLLSLLYIFLMILFSSNLYIQHGARTHTSEIKSHMLH, translated from the exons ATGCCTCCCCCGGGCCGCGCGGTGGCGCTGTGGCTCCGCAGAGGCCGGGTGGTGCTGGGGCGCGCCGGGGCGTGCGGGCTTCCGGGGACCCTCAGAGCGGCGGCGGCGACGCGCGGGGCGGCTGAG GCTCTCTCACCTGTCACCCTGGCCCTTCCCTGCTTGGACGGCGTCTTCCTCTCCTCCGCCGAGAATGACTTTGTGCACCGCATCCAGGAGGAGCTGGACCGCTTTCTGCTGCAGAAGCAGCTGTCAAA GGTACTTCTTTTCCCCCCACTCTCCAGTCGCCTCCGGTACCTGGTCCACAGGACAGCAGAGAATTTTGATCTTCTGAGCAGCTTCTCTGTtggggagggctggaggagaaGGACAGTCATCTGTCACTTGGGTATCAG GTTACCCAGCTCAGATGGACTCTCTGGCCCCTGCCACCTTCCTGCCTCCCAATTTAGCAAGTACCGCGGTCCTCGGCCCACTTCAAACCACGGAGCACCTGCTGGTCCTCGAGGGGCACGGGCCGGCCGGTGGCATCGCGGACGCAAACCGGACCAGGCTTTGTATGTGCCCCGAGTACTGCGTAGGCAAGGAGAAGGCGTACCATCCTCTACCCCAGGTCTCAAGGGAGACCCTCCAGCTGGTGGGCTCCTGGAGGAACCTGGAAATGTTGGTGCTGGGGACCTCACCTCCGATCAGGATCTCCCTGTGTTGATGACTCAGGCACCTGAGGACCCAGAGGGCCCAGACCAACACTGTGACAATGAGCAGCTACTGGACCCACTTGGCATTGAGTCCCCACAGCCTGAGAGCCACTCAGGGATGGGAGAGGGGTTGGAAATGGCCACACAGCTCGGGTCCAGTCTGCGGCTGGACTTGGACGAGGGGAATGGAAATGAGGTGGAGAAGCGCCTGgcggcagaggaggaagaggaagaggtggaagaggaggggTCTGGCGGCTGCTCCGGGGACGATTACAGTGAGCTGCTACAGGAG ATAATAGACAACCTGACTGAGAAGGAGATCCAGGTAGAGAAGATCCATGTAGACACGTCCTCCTTCACGGAGGAGCTGCCTGGAGAGAAGGATTTTGCCCACGTGGTGGAGATCTACGACTTTGAGCCAACATTCAAGACTGAGGACCTGCTGGCCGCGTTTTCCGAGTTCCA tctcctttctctttttctgcttagtcttttatatatatttttaatgattttattttcaagtaatctctacatccaacatggggctcgaacccacacctctgagatcaagagtcacatgctccactga